A section of the Centroberyx gerrardi isolate f3 chromosome 8, fCenGer3.hap1.cur.20231027, whole genome shotgun sequence genome encodes:
- the ccdc125 gene encoding coiled-coil domain-containing protein 125, with protein MQGVREAGSLEDDMADGDLGDGTGIRPRPSSTSRKSRSASWQMGNLLPGTELLQRGSQVGDAAWTPRLDTGFSQVAAAGQRAALRLTGTAGSLDDLSKEELRERLQEANEVAELLRCELEVAHRYLEGKYEALKILQGKAILDKATSHTKSLLQKSEERAKALEKEVNSLQWELTFNQVQMKKFEQFWEQKYNRISSENKTLTDSLEERGREVQQLRAENTALSQQCLELLSMLSVKEQRAFQGTKPPYSLDREGAVLELAVLGACQCPGFAEACPCSRTAAASRKQLLQLRQELDAQRRRRDEALMVADAFRIAFEQQLRKRSEHFLMLAEANMLKSHQHKSEGANRSSLIGVSQRLRGLLPPSFEVKITDDPIETLYRLLDLLNDKEEALAHQRKVSIMLARSAEELQRQLHLDSKCQPQHPPEPSESKIQPQQTPDPSQSKIHPQQPPGPSESQIQPQQPPDLSECQSQPQQLTDPSESQIQAQQLQDPSESKIQLQQPPDPSDSKIQAQEPTDSKPQP; from the exons ATGCAGGGGGTCAGAGAGGCCGGCAGCCTGGAGGACGACATGGCGGACGGAGACCTGGGTGACGGGACGGGCATCAGACCCAGGCCCAGCTCCACCAGCAGGAAGAGCCGTAGTGCCTCTTGGCAAATGGGGAACCTGCTACCCGGAACAGAGCTCCTCCAGCGGGGAAGCCAAGTGGGCGACGCAGCCTGGACACCCAGGCTGGATACTGGATTTAGCCAGGTGGCAGCGGCTGGGCAAAGAGCCGCCTTGAGGCTGACAGGGACCG CAGGCTCCCTGGATGACCTTTCAAAAGAAGAGCTGAGAGAAAGACTACAGGAAGCAAATGAG GTGGCAGAATTGCTGCGTTGCGAGCTTGAGGTGGCACATCGCTACCTGGAGGGAAAATATGAAGCTCTGAAGATCCTACAGGGGAAG GCTATCCTTGACAAAGCCACGAGTCACACTAAAAGCCTGCTGCAGAAAAGTGAGGAGAGGGCCAAGGCTTTGGAGAAG GAGGTGAATAGCTTGCAGTGGGAGCTCACCTTCAACCAGGTACAGATGAAGAAGTTTGAGCAGTTCTGGGAGCAGAAATACAACAG GATTTCCAGTGAGAACAAGACTCTAACTGAcagtctggaggagagagggagggaggttcaGCAGCTCCGTGCAGAAAATACCG ctctaAGTCAACAGTGCTTGGAGCTCCTTTCCATGCTGAGTGTTAAAGAGCAGAGGGCTTTCCAAGGAACCAAACCTCCATACAGCCTGGACAGAGAGGGAGCTGTTCTGGAG CTGGCAGTGTTGGGGGCTTGCCAGTGTCCTGGTTTTGCCGAAGCTTGTCCATGTAGTCGAACCGCCGCCGCCAGCAGgaagcagctcctccagctccgaCAGGAG CTGGATGCCCAGCGTAGGAGGAGAGACGAGGCCTTGATGGTTGCCGATGCTTTTCGCATTGCCTTCGAACAGCAGCTGAGGAAAAGAAGCGAACACTTCCTGATGCTGGCCGAGGCCAACATGCTTAAGTCCCATCAACACAAGTCTGAAG GTGCTAATAGGAGTTCTTTAATCGGTGTAAGTCAGAGGTTGAGAGGATTGCTGCCGCCCAGCTTTGAGGTGAAGATCACTGATGATCCTATAGAGACTCTCTACAGACTGCTGGACTTG CTGAATGACAAGGAGGAGGCTCTGGCCCACCAGAGGAAAGTGAGCATCATGCTAGCCCGCAGTGCTGAGGAGCTGCAGAGACAATTGCATCTAGATTCAAAGTGTCAGCCACAGCATCCACCAGAGCCCTCAGAGTCCAAGATCCAACCCCAGCAAACACCCGACCCATCGCAGTCCAAGATCCATCCACAACAACCGCCAGGCCCATCAGAGTCTCAGATCCAACCACAGCAACCACCAGACCTGTCAGAGTGTCAGAGCCAACCACAGCAACTAACAGACCCATCAGAGTCTCAGATCCAAGCACAGCAACTACAAGACCCATCAGAGTCCAAGATCCAACTACAGCAACCACCAGACCCATCAGACTCCAAGATCCAAGCACAGGAGCCAACAGACTCCAAGCCTCAGCCATAA
- the rad17 gene encoding cell cycle checkpoint protein RAD17 isoform X1, translating to MSKLSLGGKATSSKVNRWVDPSFADLSGGSFSLSGGSKGSQPWRSKAEPYGSKRPRKRKGEASSSELHTSSSSSCLAREPPQGDQDESWVDRHTPRSQAELAVHKKKIEEVENWMRAHTDTKTSKGGAVLLLTGPSGCGKSATVQILSRELGFRIQEWTNPSGLDPDTNILGSQPAWRLNGFPGSSQSAQFQEFLLRANKYNCLQMAGDGGTADRKLILVEDFPNQFYRQPGSLHDILRRFVKTSRCPLVFIVSDSLSGDSSSRLLFPRDIQEELDISSISFNPVAPTTMMRVLTRIATSEAGKQSGGRMCVPDQAVLEMLCSGSSGDIRSAINSLQFSSLPDTSLEKGLWGMKKDRFTPSLGKAVSKATQRKKKSKETKAQEEEQAIGGKDASLFLFRALGKILHCKRGNSDSAEGSQGPGLPSHLSQHHRQTLLADPELVVERSHMSGEFFNLYLHQNYLDFFSEVEDVTRASEYLSDADFLTADWTCRNTMGEYGSSVATRGLLHSNSGQVSVGFRPLHKPHWLLVNKKHRENCLAAQSLFSNFCLTPVSLQTELLPYLAKLTNPMRNQAQIAFIQDVGQLPLRKFPGRLKLEALTDKEPGLLEPDSEEEEVEEGQAEPGGGLPASQPQPTTNQALMEEEDLLIEEYDSD from the exons ATGTCCAAGCTTTCTCTGGGAGGAAAAGCAACTTCAAGCAAA GTGAACCGCTGGGTGGATCCATCCTTCGCTGACCTGTCCGGGGGaagcttctctctgtctggagGGAGCAAGGGCAGCCAGCCCTGGCGTTCCAAGGCTGAGCCCTATGGGAGCAAGAGGCCCAGGAAGAGGAAGGGCGAGGCCAGCAGCTCAGAGCTCCacacctcttcttcctcctcctgcctggcCAGAGAGCCTCCCCAGGGGGACCAGGATGAGTCCTGggtggacagacacacaccccgCTCACAG GCCGAGCTAGCTGTCCACAAGAAAAAgatagaggaggtggagaactGGATGAGAGCTCacactgacaccaaaacatCAAAG GGTGGTGCTGTCCTGCTGCTGACCGGTCCATCAGGCTGTGGGAAGAGTGCTACAGTGCAGATTTTGTCCCGGGAGCTGGGCTTCAGGATTCAGGAGTGGACAAACCCCTCTGGTCTGGACCCAGATACCAACATACTCGGCTCTCAGCCTG CCTGGAGGTTGAATGGTTTTCCAGGCAGCTCCCAGTCCGCCCAGTTCCAGGAGTTCCTCCTCAGGGCCAACAAGTACAACTGCCTGCAGATGGCTGGAGATGGAGGGACCGCAGACAGGAAGCTCATACTGGTAGAG GACTTTCCAAACCAGTTCTACAGGCAGCCAGGAAGCCTGCATGATATCCTGAG GCGTTTTGTGAAGACCAGCAGATGTCCCTTGGTGTTCATAGTGTCAGACAGTCTGAGTGGAGACAGCAGCTCCAGGTTGCTGTTTCCCAGAGAcatccaggaggagctggacatCAGCAGCATCAG TTTCAACCCGGTGGCTCCGACCACTATGATGAGGGTCCTGACTCGCATTGCAACCTCGGAGGCAGGAAAG CAGAGCGGAGGGAGGATGTGTGTTCCTGACCAGGCTGTGCTGGAGATGCTGTGTTCAGGAAGTTCGGGAGACATTCGCAGTGCTATCAATAGCCTGCAgttctcctctcttccag ACACCTCATTGGAAAAGGGGCTGTGGGGGATGAAGAAGGACAGATTTACACCCTCACTGGGCAAAGCTGTTTCCAAAGCAAcccagaggaagaagaagtcCAAGGAGACAAAGGCGCAGGAAGAAGAGCAGGCCATCGGAGGGAAAGATGCTTCCCTCTTCCTGTTCAGAGCGCTGGGAAAGATCCTCCACTGCAAGC GAGGGAACTCTGACAGTGCTGAAGGCTCCCAGGGGCCCGGCCTGCCATCTCACCTATCACAACATCACAGACAAACATTACTAGCAGACCCAGAG ctgGTGGTGGAGCGATCACACATGTCTGGAGAGTTCTTCAACCTGTACCTCCACCAGAACTACCTGGACTTCTTCTCCGAGGTGGAGGATGTGACCAGGGCCAGCGAGTATCTATCTGATGCTGACTTCCTCACCGCCGACTGGACC TGTCGCAACACCATGGGGGAGTATGGCTCATCAGTGGCCACCAGGGGGCTCCTTCACTCCAACTCTGGACAAGTGTCTGTCGGCTTCAGACCGCTGCACAAACCCCACTGGCTGCTGGTCAACAAGAAG CACCGTGAGAACTGCCTGGCCGCCCAGTCTCTCTTCAGCAACTTCTGTCTAACACCAGTCAGCCTCCAGACTGAACTACTGCCCTACCTGGCAAAGCTCACCAACCCTATGAGGAAccaag CTCAGATAGCCTTTATCCAGGATGTGGGCCAACTCCCATTGAGGAAGTTTCCTGGCAG GTTAAAACTGGAGGCCCTGACAGACAAAGAGCCGGGCCTGCTGGAGCCggacagtgaggaagaggaggtggaggaaggccAGGCAGAGCCGGGCGGGGgtctgccagccagccagccccaGCCCACCACAAACCAAGCCctcatggaggaggaggacctgCTGATAGAGGAATATGACAGTGACTAA
- the rad17 gene encoding cell cycle checkpoint protein RAD17 isoform X2 — protein MSKLSLGGKATSSKVNRWVDPSFADLSGGSFSLSGGSKGSQPWRSKAEPYGSKRPRKRKGEASSSELHTSSSSSCLAREPPQGDQDESWVDRHTPRSQAELAVHKKKIEEVENWMRAHTDTKTSKGGAVLLLTGPSGCGKSATVQILSRELGFRIQEWTNPSGLDPDTNILGSQPAWRLNGFPGSSQSAQFQEFLLRANKYNCLQMAGDGGTADRKLILVEDFPNQFYRQPGSLHDILRRFVKTSRCPLVFIVSDSLSGDSSSRLLFPRDIQEELDISSISFNPVAPTTMMRVLTRIATSEAGKSGGRMCVPDQAVLEMLCSGSSGDIRSAINSLQFSSLPDTSLEKGLWGMKKDRFTPSLGKAVSKATQRKKKSKETKAQEEEQAIGGKDASLFLFRALGKILHCKRGNSDSAEGSQGPGLPSHLSQHHRQTLLADPELVVERSHMSGEFFNLYLHQNYLDFFSEVEDVTRASEYLSDADFLTADWTCRNTMGEYGSSVATRGLLHSNSGQVSVGFRPLHKPHWLLVNKKHRENCLAAQSLFSNFCLTPVSLQTELLPYLAKLTNPMRNQAQIAFIQDVGQLPLRKFPGRLKLEALTDKEPGLLEPDSEEEEVEEGQAEPGGGLPASQPQPTTNQALMEEEDLLIEEYDSD, from the exons ATGTCCAAGCTTTCTCTGGGAGGAAAAGCAACTTCAAGCAAA GTGAACCGCTGGGTGGATCCATCCTTCGCTGACCTGTCCGGGGGaagcttctctctgtctggagGGAGCAAGGGCAGCCAGCCCTGGCGTTCCAAGGCTGAGCCCTATGGGAGCAAGAGGCCCAGGAAGAGGAAGGGCGAGGCCAGCAGCTCAGAGCTCCacacctcttcttcctcctcctgcctggcCAGAGAGCCTCCCCAGGGGGACCAGGATGAGTCCTGggtggacagacacacaccccgCTCACAG GCCGAGCTAGCTGTCCACAAGAAAAAgatagaggaggtggagaactGGATGAGAGCTCacactgacaccaaaacatCAAAG GGTGGTGCTGTCCTGCTGCTGACCGGTCCATCAGGCTGTGGGAAGAGTGCTACAGTGCAGATTTTGTCCCGGGAGCTGGGCTTCAGGATTCAGGAGTGGACAAACCCCTCTGGTCTGGACCCAGATACCAACATACTCGGCTCTCAGCCTG CCTGGAGGTTGAATGGTTTTCCAGGCAGCTCCCAGTCCGCCCAGTTCCAGGAGTTCCTCCTCAGGGCCAACAAGTACAACTGCCTGCAGATGGCTGGAGATGGAGGGACCGCAGACAGGAAGCTCATACTGGTAGAG GACTTTCCAAACCAGTTCTACAGGCAGCCAGGAAGCCTGCATGATATCCTGAG GCGTTTTGTGAAGACCAGCAGATGTCCCTTGGTGTTCATAGTGTCAGACAGTCTGAGTGGAGACAGCAGCTCCAGGTTGCTGTTTCCCAGAGAcatccaggaggagctggacatCAGCAGCATCAG TTTCAACCCGGTGGCTCCGACCACTATGATGAGGGTCCTGACTCGCATTGCAACCTCGGAGGCAGGAAAG AGCGGAGGGAGGATGTGTGTTCCTGACCAGGCTGTGCTGGAGATGCTGTGTTCAGGAAGTTCGGGAGACATTCGCAGTGCTATCAATAGCCTGCAgttctcctctcttccag ACACCTCATTGGAAAAGGGGCTGTGGGGGATGAAGAAGGACAGATTTACACCCTCACTGGGCAAAGCTGTTTCCAAAGCAAcccagaggaagaagaagtcCAAGGAGACAAAGGCGCAGGAAGAAGAGCAGGCCATCGGAGGGAAAGATGCTTCCCTCTTCCTGTTCAGAGCGCTGGGAAAGATCCTCCACTGCAAGC GAGGGAACTCTGACAGTGCTGAAGGCTCCCAGGGGCCCGGCCTGCCATCTCACCTATCACAACATCACAGACAAACATTACTAGCAGACCCAGAG ctgGTGGTGGAGCGATCACACATGTCTGGAGAGTTCTTCAACCTGTACCTCCACCAGAACTACCTGGACTTCTTCTCCGAGGTGGAGGATGTGACCAGGGCCAGCGAGTATCTATCTGATGCTGACTTCCTCACCGCCGACTGGACC TGTCGCAACACCATGGGGGAGTATGGCTCATCAGTGGCCACCAGGGGGCTCCTTCACTCCAACTCTGGACAAGTGTCTGTCGGCTTCAGACCGCTGCACAAACCCCACTGGCTGCTGGTCAACAAGAAG CACCGTGAGAACTGCCTGGCCGCCCAGTCTCTCTTCAGCAACTTCTGTCTAACACCAGTCAGCCTCCAGACTGAACTACTGCCCTACCTGGCAAAGCTCACCAACCCTATGAGGAAccaag CTCAGATAGCCTTTATCCAGGATGTGGGCCAACTCCCATTGAGGAAGTTTCCTGGCAG GTTAAAACTGGAGGCCCTGACAGACAAAGAGCCGGGCCTGCTGGAGCCggacagtgaggaagaggaggtggaggaaggccAGGCAGAGCCGGGCGGGGgtctgccagccagccagccccaGCCCACCACAAACCAAGCCctcatggaggaggaggacctgCTGATAGAGGAATATGACAGTGACTAA